One part of the Denticeps clupeoides chromosome 8, fDenClu1.1, whole genome shotgun sequence genome encodes these proteins:
- the tmem106a gene encoding transmembrane protein 106A: protein MVNLRHGTSPEDNSVHVVQHKRRLSRWRDYGSCGADDPGDACPTCQGTGRIPRGQESQLVAVIPCSDRRLKPSHTKVYVCLSVAVCLLISTLVLFFLFPRSVTLSSALVESVLVIFTSGSVQLTITNSINVTNENFVSVHARDLDMQVLLCDTVVGRVTVPNVTKLSPRAQEQLTAAIPVTIKDPGLNAYCKSSAIRIHTVFLHLQLTLTVSCLGHTEQLSLDTFEYVDCGSNSTGPHRV, encoded by the exons GGTCAACTTAAGACACGGCACGTCTCCAGAGGACAACAGCGTCCACGTCGTCCAGCACAAGCGGAGACTGTCCAGGTGGAGGGATTATGGCAGCTGCGGCGCTGATGACCCAGGGGACGCCTGTCCCACCTGCCAGGGGACAGGGCGCATTCCAAGAG GTCAAGAAAGCCAGCTAGTTGCTGTCATCCCCTGCAGTGACAGGCGGCTGAAACCAAGTCACAC GAAGGTCTACGTTTGTCTGTCGGTGGCTGTGTGTCTCCTCATCTCGACTCTGGTCTTGTTCTTCCTTTTCCCTCGGAGTGTGACGTTGTCCTCCGCTCTGGTCGAGTCCGTCTTGGTCATCTTCACCAGCGGATCCGTCCAGCTGACCATCACC AACAGCATAAATGTCACTAATGAAAATTTCGTAAGCGTACATGCGAGGGACCTGGACATGCAGGTCCTCCTCTGTGACACTGTGGTGGGGAGAGTCACAgtcccaaacgtcaccaaattgtCCCCCCGCGCCCAGGAACAG CTGACCGCAGCCATTCCAGTCACCATCAAGGACCCTGGTCTGAA CGCTTACTGCAAGTCCAGTGCCATTCGGATCCACACCGTGTTCCTCCACCTGCA ACTGACGCTGACTGTGTCCTGTCTGGgacacacagagcagctgtcTCTGGACACGTTTGAGTATGTGGACTGTGGCTCCAACAGCACCGGGCCACACCGCGTCTGA
- the arl4d gene encoding ADP-ribosylation factor-like protein 4D translates to MGNQLTEMAPNTAFLPNFQSLHVVVIGLDSAGKTSLLYRLKLKEFVKTIPTKGFNTEKIKVAVGNSRATTFQVWDVGGQDKLRPLWKSYTRRTDGMVFVVDSTEAERMEEARVELHKITRTSENQGVPVLILANKQDLPAALPATEVEKVLSVHELSTSTLHHVQGCSAVDGQGLQPGLEKLYQMILKRKKMVKHSKKKR, encoded by the coding sequence ATGGGAAACCAGCTGACCGAGATGGCCCCCAACACGGCGTTCCTGCCCAACTTCCAGTCCTTGCATGTGGTGGTCATCGGGCTGGACTCTGCAGGGAAGACGTCTCTGCTGTACCGTCTCAAGCTGAAGGAGTTTGTGAAGACCATCCCGACCAAGGGCTTCAACACCGAGAAGATCAAGGTTGCCGTTGGTAACAGCCGAGCCACCACCTTCCAGGTGTGGGACGTCGGCGGGCAGGACAAGCTGCGGCCGCTGTGGAAGTCGTACACGCGCCGCACCGACGGCATGGTGTTCGTGGTGGACTCCACAGAGGCGGAGCGCATGGAGGAGGCGAGGGTGGAGCTGCACAAGATCACGCGCACGTCAGAGAACCAGGGCGTGCCCGTACTCATCCTGGCCAACAAGCAGGACCTGCCGGCAGCGCTGCCGGCCACCGAGGTGGAGAAGGTTCTGTCCGTCCACGAACTCAGCACCTCCACGCTGCACCACGTCCAGGGCTGCAGCGCTGTGGACGGACAGGGGCTCCAGCCAGGCCTGGAGAAACTCTACCAGATGATCCTCAAGAGGAAGAAGATGGTGAAACACAGCAAGAAGAAGAGATGA